Proteins encoded by one window of Kribbella flavida DSM 17836:
- the prmC gene encoding peptide chain release factor N(5)-glutamine methyltransferase produces the protein MNARPLIAAATERLAAAGVASPEYDAAELLAFVCGVSRLQLGLVDVTTAQQTQYDVLVDRRAQREPLQHLTGTAAFRYRELVVGPGVFVPRPETEVLVGWMLDRLKDVEAPLVVDLCSGSGAIAGAVATERPDSTVHAVELSPEACGWARRNLEGTGATLHEGDIDGCLPELDGQVDAVIANPPYIPLTAWESVTAEVRDHDPALALWSGDDGLDEIKVVAATAGRLLKPGGWFGCEHADVQGESAPAVFAATGLFTEVRDQLDLAGRHRFATGRRI, from the coding sequence GTGAACGCCCGTCCGCTGATCGCCGCGGCCACCGAGCGGCTCGCGGCGGCCGGTGTCGCGTCCCCCGAGTACGACGCCGCCGAGCTGCTCGCGTTCGTCTGCGGCGTCTCCCGGCTCCAGCTCGGCCTGGTCGACGTCACCACCGCGCAGCAGACCCAGTACGACGTACTGGTGGATCGCCGCGCGCAGCGGGAGCCGCTGCAGCACCTGACCGGGACGGCGGCGTTCCGCTACCGCGAGCTGGTCGTCGGGCCCGGGGTGTTCGTGCCGCGGCCGGAGACCGAGGTGCTGGTCGGCTGGATGCTGGACCGGTTGAAGGACGTCGAGGCACCGCTGGTGGTCGACCTGTGCAGCGGATCCGGGGCGATCGCCGGCGCGGTCGCGACCGAGCGCCCGGACAGCACCGTGCACGCGGTCGAGCTGTCACCGGAGGCGTGCGGGTGGGCCCGCCGCAACCTCGAGGGCACCGGCGCGACGTTGCACGAGGGCGACATCGACGGCTGCCTGCCCGAGCTCGACGGCCAGGTCGACGCGGTGATCGCCAACCCGCCGTACATCCCGTTGACGGCCTGGGAGTCGGTCACCGCCGAGGTGCGCGACCACGACCCGGCGCTGGCGCTGTGGTCGGGCGACGACGGCCTCGACGAGATCAAGGTGGTCGCCGCGACGGCCGGCCGGTTGCTGAAACCCGGCGGCTGGTTCGGCTGCGAGCACGCCGACGTCCAGGGCGAGTCCGCCCCGGCCGTCTTCGCCGCCACCGGCCTGTTCACCGAGGTGCGCGACCAGCTCGACCTCGCCGGCCGCCACCGCTTCGCCACCGGCCGCCGGATCTGA
- the prfA gene encoding peptide chain release factor 1 has protein sequence MFEAVQTLKAEYADLERQMSDPELHSDQANARRVGKRYAALAPVVRTYDEWLQTADDIEAAKELAAEDPAFADEAVKLEARREELTEKLRLLLVPRDAGDDKDAILEIKAGEGGDESALFAGDLLKMYLKFAETQNWKTEVLDSAESDLGGYKSITVAVKAKGTPEPGEAPYAKLKFEGGVHRVQRVPVTESQGRIHTSAAGVLVLPEAEDVDVEIDPNDLRIDVFRSSGPGGQSVNTTDSAVRITHLPTGIVVSMQNEKSQLQNREQAMRVLRSRLLAAAQEAADQEASDARRSQIRTVDRSERIRTYNFPENRFSDHRVGYKAHNLDQVLGGDLAPVIQALTDADMAARLAAVDSQG, from the coding sequence ATGTTCGAAGCTGTACAGACGCTCAAGGCGGAGTACGCCGACCTGGAGCGGCAGATGTCCGACCCCGAGCTGCACTCCGACCAGGCCAACGCCCGCCGCGTCGGCAAGCGGTACGCCGCGCTGGCCCCGGTGGTCCGCACGTACGACGAGTGGTTGCAGACCGCCGACGACATCGAGGCGGCCAAGGAGCTCGCGGCCGAGGACCCGGCGTTCGCCGACGAGGCGGTCAAGCTGGAGGCCCGGCGCGAGGAGCTGACCGAGAAGCTGCGGCTGCTGCTGGTCCCGCGTGACGCCGGTGACGACAAGGACGCGATTCTGGAGATCAAGGCCGGTGAGGGCGGCGACGAGTCGGCGCTGTTCGCCGGCGACCTGCTGAAGATGTACCTGAAGTTCGCCGAGACCCAGAACTGGAAGACCGAGGTGCTCGACTCGGCCGAGTCCGATCTCGGCGGCTACAAGTCGATCACCGTCGCGGTGAAGGCCAAGGGCACGCCCGAGCCCGGCGAGGCGCCGTACGCGAAGCTGAAGTTCGAAGGCGGCGTGCACCGGGTCCAGCGGGTCCCGGTGACCGAGTCGCAAGGGCGGATCCACACCAGCGCGGCCGGCGTGCTGGTGCTGCCGGAGGCCGAGGACGTCGACGTCGAGATCGACCCGAACGACCTGCGCATCGACGTGTTCCGCTCCTCCGGCCCGGGCGGCCAGAGCGTCAACACGACCGACTCGGCGGTCCGGATCACCCACCTGCCGACCGGCATCGTGGTCTCGATGCAGAACGAGAAGTCCCAGCTGCAGAACCGCGAGCAGGCGATGCGGGTCCTGCGGTCCCGGCTGCTCGCCGCGGCCCAGGAGGCGGCCGACCAGGAGGCCTCGGACGCCCGCCGGTCGCAGATCCGCACGGTCGACCGGTCGGAGCGCATCCGCACCTACAACTTCCCGGAGAACCGGTTCTCCGACCACCGGGTCGGCTACAAGGCGCACAACCTCGACCAGGTCCTCGGCGGTGACCTCGCCCCGGTGATCCAGGCGCTGACCGACGCGGACATGGCCGCGCGGCTGGCCGCGGTCGACTCGCAGGGGTGA
- the rpmE gene encoding 50S ribosomal protein L31 encodes MKSDIHPTYVDTTVTCTCGATFQTRSTAESGSIHADVCSQCHPFYTGKQKILDTGGRVARFEKRYAKK; translated from the coding sequence ATGAAGAGCGACATCCACCCGACGTACGTCGACACCACGGTGACCTGCACCTGTGGCGCGACGTTCCAGACGCGCTCGACCGCGGAGTCCGGCAGCATCCACGCCGACGTCTGCTCGCAGTGCCACCCCTTCTACACCGGCAAGCAGAAGATTCTGGACACCGGTGGCCGGGTGGCCCGCTTCGAGAAGCGGTACGCCAAGAAGTAG
- a CDS encoding adenosine deaminase, whose amino-acid sequence MTVSRDFLAGLPKAELHVHHVGAASPRIVAELAARHPGSPVPTDPAALAEYFVFTDFAKFVEIYLTVVDLITTPDDVRLLTYEIAREMAAQNIRYTELTVTPYTSALRGIAPEAFCEAIEDARTAAEKELGVTLRWIFDIPGEAGIPAAEETLRIATELRPDGLVAFGLGGPEIGVPRPQFAPYFDAARAAGLHCVPHAGESTGPQTIWDAVRVLKAERIGHGTSAMQDPELVAYLAEHRIPLEVSPTSNVATQAVRSYDEHPLPAMVDAGLVVTINSDDPPMFGTDLTNEYAVAARLLGLDEAGTADLARTAVRESFADDTTKTALLAEIDAYVAG is encoded by the coding sequence ATGACTGTGTCGCGTGACTTCCTCGCCGGCCTGCCGAAGGCCGAACTGCACGTCCACCACGTCGGCGCCGCGTCGCCGCGAATCGTGGCGGAACTGGCCGCCCGGCACCCCGGCTCCCCCGTGCCCACCGACCCGGCCGCGCTCGCGGAGTACTTCGTCTTCACCGACTTCGCGAAGTTCGTCGAGATCTACCTGACCGTGGTGGACCTGATCACCACGCCCGACGACGTCCGGCTGCTCACCTACGAGATCGCCCGCGAGATGGCCGCCCAGAACATCCGGTACACCGAGCTCACCGTCACGCCGTACACGTCGGCGCTGCGCGGGATCGCCCCGGAGGCGTTCTGCGAGGCGATCGAGGACGCACGGACCGCGGCCGAGAAGGAGCTCGGCGTGACGCTGCGGTGGATCTTCGACATCCCCGGCGAGGCAGGCATCCCGGCCGCCGAGGAGACGCTGCGGATCGCCACCGAGCTCCGGCCCGACGGTCTGGTCGCCTTCGGTCTCGGCGGACCGGAGATCGGCGTACCGCGGCCGCAGTTCGCGCCGTACTTCGACGCGGCCCGGGCGGCCGGGCTGCACTGCGTTCCGCACGCGGGCGAGTCCACCGGCCCGCAGACCATCTGGGACGCCGTCCGGGTGCTGAAGGCGGAGCGGATCGGCCACGGCACGTCGGCCATGCAGGATCCCGAGCTGGTCGCCTACCTGGCCGAGCATCGGATCCCGCTCGAGGTCAGCCCCACCTCGAACGTCGCCACCCAGGCCGTCCGCTCGTACGACGAGCACCCGCTGCCGGCGATGGTCGACGCGGGCCTGGTCGTCACGATCAACTCCGACGACCCGCCGATGTTCGGCACCGACCTCACCAACGAGTACGCCGTCGCCGCCCGCCTCCTGGGCCTCGACGAGGCCGGCACCGCCGACCTCGCCAGGACCGCCGTCCGCGAGTCCTTCGCCGACGACACCACCAAGACCGCACTGCTCGCCGAGATCGACGCCTACGTCGCCGGCTGA
- a CDS encoding glycosyltransferase family 4 protein — translation MREYLLVLFVAMATTFLLTGLARKVALRYGAVAKVRARDVHKVPIPYFGGVSILGGLIAGYLVASSLPFLGDSLQVAHDARAILIGGVVICAVGVIDDLYELDPVTKLAGMVLAVGVMIVQGIQLFWLPLPGGILSPPPAQLAVVTAGILLVSCNAVNFVDGLDGLAAGVTAIGASAFFTYSYLLNVEQNLDRATTSTLITVALAGACLGFLPHNFFPARVFMGDSGSLLIGLMLAASTISLTGQMDPNAVPYEVGGSSLLPALLPLILPIAVLAIPALDLTLAYIRRTKAGRSPFAADKLHLHHRLMQRGHSHRRAVLLMYLWTALIAFGVVVLGLLLAWWTVLIVLAVTITAMVLTTGLPRRTGRPLAKV, via the coding sequence GTGCGCGAGTATCTGCTCGTCCTGTTCGTGGCGATGGCCACGACCTTCCTGCTGACCGGTCTGGCCCGCAAGGTGGCGCTGCGCTACGGAGCGGTCGCCAAGGTCCGCGCCCGGGACGTGCACAAGGTTCCGATCCCGTACTTCGGTGGCGTCTCGATCCTCGGCGGCCTGATCGCGGGCTACCTGGTCGCCTCCAGCCTGCCGTTCCTCGGCGACAGCCTGCAGGTCGCCCACGACGCCCGGGCGATCCTGATCGGCGGCGTGGTGATCTGCGCGGTCGGCGTGATCGACGACCTCTACGAGCTGGACCCGGTCACCAAGCTGGCCGGCATGGTGCTCGCGGTCGGCGTGATGATCGTCCAGGGCATCCAGCTGTTCTGGCTGCCGCTGCCCGGCGGCATCCTGTCGCCACCGCCGGCGCAACTGGCCGTGGTCACCGCGGGCATCCTGCTGGTGTCCTGCAACGCGGTGAACTTCGTCGACGGCCTGGACGGCCTCGCCGCCGGCGTCACCGCGATCGGCGCCAGCGCGTTCTTCACCTACTCGTACCTGCTGAACGTCGAGCAGAACCTGGACCGCGCCACCACCTCGACGCTGATCACGGTCGCGCTGGCCGGCGCCTGCCTGGGCTTCCTGCCGCACAACTTCTTCCCGGCCAGGGTGTTCATGGGCGACTCCGGCTCGCTGCTGATCGGCCTGATGCTGGCCGCCTCCACGATCAGCCTGACCGGCCAGATGGACCCGAACGCGGTCCCGTACGAGGTGGGCGGCTCGAGCCTGCTGCCGGCGCTGCTGCCGCTGATCCTGCCGATCGCGGTGCTCGCCATTCCCGCGCTCGACCTGACGCTGGCCTACATCCGGCGGACCAAGGCCGGCCGGTCGCCGTTCGCGGCGGACAAGCTGCACCTGCACCACCGGCTGATGCAGCGCGGCCACTCCCACCGGCGCGCGGTGCTGCTGATGTACCTGTGGACGGCCCTGATCGCCTTCGGGGTGGTCGTTCTGGGCCTGTTGCTGGCCTGGTGGACCGTGCTGATCGTGCTGGCCGTCACGATCACCGCGATGGTGCTGACCACCGGCCTCCCACGCCGTACCGGCCGTCCGCTCGCGAAGGTTTGA
- the atpB gene encoding F0F1 ATP synthase subunit A — MIAGVSTEFNPPGPEDFNLPPIFSGVEWFTKPVLVAALSVVVIVWFFWGASRKAAVVPSKLQFAGELGYNFVRNSIARDAIGSQEHMKYVPYLCGLFFFILLNNVAASVPLIQFPTFSHVGWAYVAAAMSWVVYNAVGIKKHGVLGYFKHQTMPAGVPGWLMPLMIPIEFISNILVRPISLSLRLFANMFAGHILLLVFVLGGEYMLLHSGSIALGGVGILTLLMGLAIAGLELFVQCIQAYIFVVLTAQYIGSAIADDH; from the coding sequence GTGATTGCCGGCGTTTCGACCGAGTTCAACCCGCCCGGTCCAGAGGACTTCAACCTGCCGCCGATCTTCAGCGGCGTGGAGTGGTTCACCAAGCCCGTCCTGGTGGCCGCGCTGTCGGTGGTCGTCATCGTCTGGTTCTTCTGGGGTGCGTCCCGCAAGGCCGCGGTGGTGCCGAGCAAGCTGCAGTTCGCCGGCGAGCTGGGCTACAACTTCGTTCGCAACTCGATCGCCCGGGACGCGATCGGCAGCCAGGAGCACATGAAGTACGTGCCGTACCTGTGCGGCCTGTTCTTCTTCATCCTGCTCAACAACGTGGCCGCCTCGGTCCCGCTGATCCAGTTCCCGACGTTCAGCCACGTCGGCTGGGCCTACGTCGCGGCCGCGATGAGCTGGGTGGTGTACAACGCCGTCGGCATCAAGAAGCACGGCGTGCTGGGCTACTTCAAGCACCAGACCATGCCGGCCGGCGTGCCGGGCTGGCTGATGCCGCTGATGATCCCGATCGAGTTCATCTCCAACATCCTGGTCCGGCCGATCTCGCTCAGCCTGCGGCTGTTCGCGAACATGTTCGCCGGTCACATCCTGCTGCTGGTCTTCGTGCTCGGCGGCGAGTACATGCTGCTGCACTCGGGCAGCATCGCGCTCGGTGGCGTCGGCATCCTGACGCTGCTGATGGGCCTGGCGATCGCCGGACTGGAACTGTTCGTCCAGTGCATCCAGGCCTACATCTTTGTCGTGCTGACCGCGCAGTACATCGGCAGCGCGATCGCGGACGACCACTGA
- a CDS encoding L-threonylcarbamoyladenylate synthase: MSERFDFSGDELAPAYRAAVDAIEAGDLVVLPTDTVYGLAADAFKADAVQRLLDAKGRGRDMPPPVLISVVESLDALATDVPEAGRKLCEEFWPGALTVICHAQGSLMWDLGDTHGTVALRVPDHENTRELLSRTGPLAVSSANRSGQPAALDVYDAEEQLADSVAVYLDGGAVSGGEPSTIVDLTGDVPHVVRIGALSMAQIRKVVPEATTDLEPAEKPAEEPVVDTVAEGKAADKPEDDAAPTAEDKVEGEPTGATAAASNEQKPVDKKPAGDEATDVRPAD; this comes from the coding sequence GTGAGCGAGCGCTTTGACTTCAGCGGTGACGAACTGGCCCCGGCCTACCGTGCGGCCGTGGACGCGATCGAGGCCGGTGACTTGGTCGTCCTGCCGACCGACACCGTGTACGGCCTGGCCGCCGACGCCTTCAAGGCGGACGCGGTGCAACGCCTGCTGGACGCGAAGGGCCGCGGCCGCGACATGCCGCCGCCGGTGCTGATCTCGGTGGTCGAGTCGCTGGACGCACTGGCCACCGACGTGCCCGAGGCCGGCCGCAAGCTGTGCGAGGAGTTCTGGCCCGGGGCACTGACGGTGATCTGCCACGCGCAGGGCTCGTTGATGTGGGACCTCGGCGACACCCACGGCACGGTCGCGCTGCGGGTCCCCGACCACGAGAACACCCGGGAACTGCTGTCCCGCACCGGCCCGCTGGCGGTCAGCTCGGCCAACCGCAGCGGTCAGCCGGCGGCGCTCGACGTGTACGACGCGGAGGAGCAGCTGGCCGACTCGGTCGCGGTCTACCTCGACGGTGGCGCGGTGAGCGGGGGAGAGCCGTCGACCATCGTCGACCTGACCGGCGACGTGCCGCACGTGGTCCGGATCGGCGCGCTGTCGATGGCGCAGATCCGCAAGGTGGTGCCCGAGGCCACCACCGACCTCGAGCCGGCCGAGAAGCCGGCCGAGGAACCCGTCGTGGATACGGTCGCGGAGGGCAAGGCCGCGGACAAGCCCGAGGACGACGCCGCGCCCACGGCGGAGGACAAGGTCGAGGGTGAGCCAACCGGAGCGACCGCCGCGGCGTCCAACGAGCAGAAGCCGGTGGACAAGAAGCCGGCCGGCGACGAGGCGACCGATGTGAGGCCTGCGGACTAG
- a CDS encoding RICIN domain-containing protein: protein MLRIGGVLAAAALALPVYGVPSGSRPEREVTAPASIAPTAALSEAALCAGLRRVELAGTDQCTRGPETLPGVRLELPAAPLKAGIAKAAVAANPIVCEGDGRSGKRVQVMYVREKQQRSRLPLFLPSFRAWSHEIDAAYNDSAAQTGAGRHVRFVTEAVPGGCRIQVQEVVLPTDGLAGWEPMVTALQKLGHQDPNRKYLVFADAQKTCGVATVYVDDRPGLENANNRNTGYARVDASAGCWGFNAAAHELGHTFGAVQSSAPNYNGHCGDEWDLMCYGSGTTVVCPDKDSDRLLDCNKDDYFHPKPPAGSYLATHWNIANSDWLIKSPVPDARAAPRHGQVFELVHPASGGALGVLDASVADLAYLGRQQHTGATSQRWRFLYETGWQLQNVNSGKCADSAYSGTTPGTQVLQYRCNGQDGMRWVLHPVGGGRYGILNTLTGLAVTDAGSNQRATQQPFTAGPGQLWQLRAKNPR, encoded by the coding sequence ATGCTCAGGATCGGTGGCGTGCTGGCCGCGGCGGCACTGGCCTTGCCCGTGTACGGCGTGCCGTCCGGGAGCAGGCCGGAGCGGGAAGTAACCGCGCCGGCGTCGATCGCGCCGACGGCAGCGCTGTCCGAGGCGGCGCTGTGCGCCGGGCTGCGCCGGGTCGAGCTGGCCGGTACCGACCAGTGCACCCGAGGCCCGGAGACGCTTCCCGGGGTGAGGCTGGAGCTGCCCGCCGCGCCGCTGAAGGCCGGCATCGCGAAGGCGGCGGTGGCGGCCAACCCGATCGTCTGCGAGGGCGACGGGCGGTCCGGCAAGCGGGTCCAGGTGATGTACGTCAGGGAGAAGCAGCAGCGGTCCCGGTTGCCCTTGTTCCTGCCGTCGTTCCGGGCCTGGTCGCACGAGATCGATGCGGCGTACAACGACAGTGCGGCGCAGACCGGTGCCGGCCGCCACGTGCGCTTCGTGACCGAGGCGGTTCCCGGCGGTTGCCGCATCCAGGTGCAGGAGGTGGTCCTGCCGACTGATGGGCTGGCCGGCTGGGAGCCGATGGTCACCGCGCTCCAGAAGCTCGGCCACCAGGACCCGAACCGCAAGTACCTGGTCTTCGCCGACGCACAGAAGACCTGCGGAGTCGCCACCGTGTACGTCGACGACCGGCCCGGCTTGGAGAACGCCAACAACCGCAACACCGGGTACGCCCGGGTGGACGCGTCCGCGGGCTGCTGGGGGTTCAACGCGGCGGCTCACGAGCTCGGGCACACCTTCGGCGCGGTCCAGTCGTCGGCACCGAACTACAACGGCCACTGCGGCGACGAGTGGGACCTGATGTGCTACGGCTCGGGCACGACGGTCGTCTGCCCGGACAAGGACAGCGACCGGCTGCTGGACTGCAACAAGGACGACTACTTCCACCCGAAGCCACCAGCCGGCAGCTACCTGGCCACGCACTGGAACATCGCCAACAGCGACTGGCTGATCAAGAGCCCGGTCCCGGACGCTCGGGCCGCGCCACGGCACGGTCAGGTCTTCGAGCTCGTACACCCGGCGTCGGGTGGTGCGCTCGGCGTACTGGACGCGTCAGTGGCCGACCTGGCGTATCTGGGCCGTCAGCAACATACCGGCGCGACCAGTCAGCGCTGGCGGTTCCTGTACGAGACCGGCTGGCAGCTGCAGAACGTCAACAGCGGCAAGTGTGCGGACAGCGCCTACAGCGGTACCACACCCGGCACCCAGGTCCTCCAGTACCGGTGCAACGGCCAGGACGGCATGCGCTGGGTGCTGCACCCGGTCGGCGGCGGACGCTACGGCATCTTGAACACCCTGACCGGTCTCGCGGTGACCGATGCCGGGAGCAACCAGCGCGCCACCCAGCAGCCCTTCACCGCCGGTCCTGGCCAGCTGTGGCAGTTGCGTGCGAAGAACCCGAGGTGA
- a CDS encoding AtpZ/AtpI family protein: MSQQENPKPTPDTSGDGWRVLSYLIGGIVVYGGLGFGLDRWLGTQFLLPVGIVLGAGLTILMLHFRYGRS, from the coding sequence ATGAGCCAGCAAGAGAATCCGAAGCCCACGCCGGACACTTCCGGCGATGGCTGGCGGGTGCTGTCCTACCTGATCGGCGGGATCGTCGTCTACGGCGGCCTGGGGTTCGGGTTGGACCGCTGGCTCGGCACCCAGTTCCTGCTGCCGGTGGGCATCGTCCTCGGCGCGGGACTCACGATTTTGATGTTGCACTTCCGGTACGGGCGGTCCTGA